Within the Legionella pneumophila subsp. pneumophila str. Philadelphia 1 genome, the region ATGTGAGGTTTCAATTTAAACCCCCTGCTTGTGTTTTTGCAAAGCGGGCAGGATAAAAGCGAAGGAAAGTGTTATAGTTTTAATTTATTTCGGCAAAGAATTTAAAAAGAACATGGAAAAAATTACTATTTATCATAATCCTCGATGCTCAAAATCTAGACAAGCATTGGAAATACTGCAAAACAAAGGTTTTGAACCCATTATCATTGAATATCTTAAAACTCCTCTTGATCTGGAACAATTGAAAAGATTACGGACTCACCTAGCTCTTGAAGACTTAGTGCGCACGAATGAAAATGTTTTTAAGGAATTGGGTCTGTCTCTGGCTAATGAGGCGCAAATTTTAGAAGCTATGGTAAATGAACCTATATTAATGCAAC harbors:
- the arsC gene encoding arsenate reductase (glutaredoxin) (This arsenate reductase requires both glutathione and glutaredoxin to convert arsenate to arsenite, after which the efflux transporter formed by ArsA and ArsB can extrude the arsenite from the cell, providing resistance.), with product MEKITIYHNPRCSKSRQALEILQNKGFEPIIIEYLKTPLDLEQLKRLRTHLALEDLVRTNENVFKELGLSLANEAQILEAMVNEPILMQRPIVTFKGKAVIGRPPEKVLELFD